The following is a genomic window from Salvelinus fontinalis isolate EN_2023a unplaced genomic scaffold, ASM2944872v1 scaffold_2331, whole genome shotgun sequence.
ACACCAGGCTGTGGACACAGACTACAAACTAAACAAGATGAAAATGGACAGAGGTCACCTTTTCCCATGTTCGTACGCACCTGATGATGATACCAAGAGGTCCACTTTCACCCTGACAAACGCCGTTCCCCAGGCAAGTTCCTTCAACAAGGGCAGCTGGAAGACAATGGAGTGCAGAGTCAGAAAAGCTCTTATGAAGGACTGTATTAATAACAACGGTATAAAGGCCTATGTGGTGACTGGAGCAGTtcccagcaacaacaacaacaacaacaacaacaaactgaaCGACAGAGTGAACATCCCGTCTCACCTGTGGACAACCTACTGCTGTAAAAACAACCTGGGACAGTTGGTGGCCGGAGCACACTGGGCTGAGAATGTAGCAGAGGAAAAGAACGAGATGAAAACAGTAACACCAATAACCTTGAATCAACTCGAACTGAAGTTGAAGAGCGTCTACGAATTGTCTGAAGTCAAGTTGTTCCCAAAGGGATGTTCAACAAATGTAGAACAGGCAGGGGGAAAGAGGACGGGAGAGCCGATTGGGGAGTTGACAAATAAAAAGCAAAAGAGTGGAGAGGGGAGCATAAAGATGAAGAGAGCAGGGGAGTTAAAGGAatgtgatgaggaggatgagtGTGATTGTGACTGTGATGAAAAGTGATGAGTTTTGTCAAGTGGTAATTCACCCAACTATTGAGTACACATTCCCTAAGTTACAAGGGTTATAAGGGTTTAATGGTTATAAGGGTTAagttataatggttataagggTTAAATAATTAGGGTTATTATCCAGCATTATAAGGGTTATAATTGTTATAAGGGTTAAGTAATAAGTGTTATAAGCCATGGTTATAATTAAACAAGTTTAAGGGTTGTGAAGGTTAAAGACAAGCTCTGTTATTTTGGCGACTAAGAAAGTATATTTCAAACCTCCCACTTTGTGCTTGATGTATCAATGTGTTGTTCAAACAAATagaatctatgagcagaattactgtttccCTACATTTCACCCCCCCTAGCAAATTGAGTCTTAGCCAATGAGCATCAGCCCCTCACATGTGAGTGAAAACTAGTGTGGTGGCAGAATTAGTGTTGAACTGTTGTAACTTCTCAAGGGACATGTTCTGTGTTGGACTGTGATGCCTTTCATAGAGTCCTGGTGTGTCTGtaccttaaacacaaggccattgtgttctggaactgttgctgttataAATAACTGTAACAATCTGATGGTATTATCACCTCCCACTATATAAGGGACATGGAGCCATTTACTCAGGGGGTTCTTCCCTGTGAAATCACAATCATCTCCTCTGCAGCTGCTTGATTAAAGATTTTTCTATTCAATTAAAAAGTCTCTGCCTTCATCTTTGGATCTAATTTCCTACAACATTTGGTGCCGTGACCCAGATGGACTCAGACATCCCTCTGGCCACAACTTAAAGAAGGTAAGAGACCTTATTAAAACATCTCTGTGAAGGACTGTCTGTTGTCCAGCCGAGCATTAATAGTGAAAGACCTCTTGTCCTCCTCAGCCACAAAATGTTGGTGTTCAATTTGGCAGAACTATTTATTCCCTATAACAAAGAATCTAAACGGTTAACATTAATCAATGGGAGCACAGTGGTGTCTCCAATAGTAGGGATTGGTTTACCTATAATCACCTGAAATATACTGTTGGACCAGTATATTAGGTGGGATTGGTTTACCTATAATCACCTGAAATATACTGTTGGACCAGAATATTAGGAGGGATTGGTTTACCTATAATCACCTGAAATATACTGTTGTACCAGAATATTAGGAGGGATTGGTTTACCTATAATCACCTGAAATATACTGTTGGACCAGTGTATTAGGAGGGATTGGTTTACCTATAATCACCTGAAATATACTGTTGGACCAGTATATTAGGAGGGATTGGTTTACCTATAATCACCTGAAATATACTGTTGGACCAGAATATTAGGAGGGATTGGTTTACCTATAATCACCTGAAATATACTGTTGGACCAGTATATTAGTAGGGATTGGTTTACCTATAATCACCTGAAATATACTGTTGTACCAGAATATTAGGAGGGATTGGTTTACCTATAATCACCTGAAATATACTGTTGGACCAGTATATTAGGAGGGATTGGTTTACCTATAATCACCTGAAATATACTGCTGGACCAGTATATTAGGAGGGATTGGATCGCCTGCAAGTAAGAGTTGGTTAGCCTACATTTGAAAGCTGCAGCAACATGAATTGAATAGCCTACAGCAGGATTTAGATAGAATGGAATTGAATAGACTACAGTAGGAATTGGATAGACTACAGCAGGAATTGAATAGCCTACAGCAGGAATTGGATAGCCTACAGCAGGAATTGAATAGCCTACAGCAGGAATTGGATAGTCTACAGCAGGAATTGGATATCCTACAGTAGGAATTGGATAGCCTACAGCAGGAATTGGATAGAATGCAAGTAGGAATTGAAAAGCCTACGTCAGGAATTGTATAGAATGCAAGTAGGAATTGAAAAGCCTACGGCAGGAATTGTATAGAATGCAAGTAGGAATTGAATAGCCTACAGTAGGatttgtatagactacagtaggaATTGGATAGAATGCAAGTAGGAATTGAATAGCCTACAGCAGGAATTGGATAGAATGCAAGTAGGAATTGAATAGACTACAGTAGGATTTGTATAGCCTACAGCAGGAATTGGATCTAATTTAAGTAGGAATTGAATAGACTACAGCAGGAATTGGATAGCCTACAGCAGGATTTGAATAGCCTACAGTAGGAATTGGATAGCCTACAGCAGGAATTGGATCTAATGCAAGTAGGAATTGAATAGCCTACAGTAGGAATTGAATAGCCTACAGCAGGAATTGGATAGCCTACAGCAGGAAATGGATAGCCTACAGCAGGAATTGAATAGCCTACAGCAGGAATTGAATAGCCTACTGCAGGAATTGAATAGCCTACAGCAGGAATTGGATAGCCTACAGCAGGAATTGGATTGCCTACAGCAGGAATTGAGTAGCCTACAGCAGGAATTGAGTAGCCTACAGCAGGAATTGGATAGCCTACAGCAGGAATTGAATAGCCTACAGCAGGAATTGAGTAGCCTAAAGCAGGAATTGGATAGCCTACAGCAGGAATTGGATAGCCTACAGCAGGAATTGGATAGCCTACAGCAGGAATTGAATAGACTACAGCAGGAATTGGATAGCCTACTGCAGGAATTGAATAGCCTACAGCAGGAATTGAATAGCCTACAGCAGGAATTGAATAGCCTGCAACATGAATTGAATAGCCTACAGCAGGAATTGAATAGCCTACAGCAGGAATTGAATAGCCTACAGCAGGAATTGAATAGCCTACTGCAGGAATTCTCAAATGTACCCCCAGGGGTACGCTGAATGCTGTCAGGGGAACGCCaagtaaaaatgtgattcactttTTTTCCCTTCACATTtttaaacagtccatttatattttccaacagggatatacatttgggtgagtttttttcccCGCCTGAGTAGCCTGGTTTCACTGCCAAatataaaatgaaaccatctcgtgttcagcgaaataacaacacaatgtccaattattattattttatttattgaactgggcaagtcggttaagaacaaattgttattttcaatgacggcctaccggggaacagtgggttaactgccttgttcaggggcagaacgacagagtttttccttgtcagctcaggtattCGATCTAGcagcctttcctcagccacagtgtattatatgtgcaaaagtatcATCTCACAACCTGACgaaacatttagaaacaaaacatgccccTTCTAAAATAAGCCACAGCAGTATTTTGAGTGAGAATTACGAACAACTTTCAAGTAGCAAGACATTTatgaaagcaacagataccattcataagaaggggctagaagcgtcttatatggtgagctaccgagtggctaggacaggcaagccccatactattgtggaggacttcattCTTCCTGTTGCTGTGGATAtgactgggacaatgctggggaaaagtcaaaaaatactaaacagacaatgccttcatcaaacaacacgacgcatcagtgacatgtcAGAAGATGTTCTGAAACAATGgctgctttgcatacaagccagtgaatgaTATGAGtgacagctggatgagtcaacagacgtggctgGTCTGGCACAGCTCttggtatacagttgaagtcggaagtttacatacacttgggttgttgtcattaaaactcgtttttcaaccacctcacaaatgtcttgttcacaaactatagttttggcaagtctgttaggacatctactttgggcATGACactagtcatttttccaacaattgtttacagacagattatttcacttataactcactgtatcacgattccagtgggtcagtagtttacatacactaggttgactgtgcctttaaacagcttggagaattccagaaaatgatgtcatggctttagaagcttctgacaggctaattgacatcattgagtcaattggaggtctacctgtggatgtatttcaaggcctaccttcaaactcagtgcctctttgcttgacatcatgggaaaatcaaaagaaatcagccaagacctcagaaaaaaatgtagacctcgacaagtctggttcatccttgggagcaattttcaaacgcctgaaggtaccacgttcatctgtacaaacaatagtacgcaagtatgaacaccatgggaccacgcagccgtcataccgctcaggaaagagacacgttctgtctcctagagatgaacatactttggtgcgaaaagtgcaaatcaatcccagaacaacagcaaaggaccttgtgaagatgctggaggagacaggtacaaaagtatctatatccacagtaaaacgagtcctatatcggcataacctgaaaggccgctcggcaaggaagaagccactgctcctaaaCTGCCATaagagccgggttgtgacaaaaactcacactcattcttatgtttaataaatgtattgtatagtgtgtgtgtggcaggctgacaacgatggcaaaaaacaacCGTTGAGAGTgctctgaccctggtgctagagggggtacacagatgaccctggtgctagagggggtacacagatgaccctggtgctagagggggtacacagatgactctggtgctagagggggtacacagatgaccctggtgctagagggggtacacagatgaccctggtgctagagggggtacacagatgaccctggtgctagagggggtacacagatgaccctggtgctagagggggtacacagatgaccctggtgctagagggggtacacagatggaggttgaatgtttgaaggggtacgggacaataaaaagtttgggaaccactgcataGGTCATACAAGCCAACATTCAAGGAGAATTTGATGTAAACAATTGACAAATAAATGTCCACACCTTTTAAATCACAATTACAAAGGTAATTTGTagtggatgaatcagaattagttgggtaacataagtAATTAAGATGTCATATCTGCATAATATTCTTATGTGATatacttgttattagaatgtatTTCTAATAGACTctagtgttggcagttgcatttcttccctcagctggggctcagtcatttggggcccagagaggggagaggtcaggcttgtcttttacatgtctctggtgctatgcagaatatcagaaagggaagaggacagaatggaacattgtcttcatatgtgaatgtatctgttaaaccatgtgaagggatggcgtgattaagggggaaccaattacttgtcttcacaatgtctgtgcgcaagtcactcccctcagtgagcttgtccaatagtggggtcaagagggggtttacttgagatgggagtatctagagttgacaattgagttatgccattggatgaggtaatggttctgtgctatgaagtaccaagaatgagattagaacctcgtcttagggaccaaactgaacgatagtttatagcgaatgctatctggctatgggatactcctctctcttaacctctctagggtatgtgagacggtagcgtctcacctcatcaacagccagtgaaactgcagggcgccaaattcaaaacaacagaaatctcataattaaaattcctcaaacatacatgtattttacaccattttaaagatacacttgttgtaaatccagccacagtgtccgatttcaaaaaggctttacgacgaaagcaaaccaaacgattatgttaggtcagagccaagtcacaaaaaaacacagccatttttccagccaaagagaggagtcacaaaaagcaaaaatagagataaaatgaatcactaacctttgatgatcttcatcagatgacactcaaaggacttcatgttacacaatacatgtatgttttgctcggtaaagttcatatttatatccagaaaTCTGAGTTcacattggcgccttacgttcagaagtcaTAAAACATCCAGTGGTTTTGCAGAGAGcctcatcaatttacaggaatactcataataaacattgctaaaagatacaactgttatgcatggaattttagatccacttctccttaatgcaaccgctgtgtcagatttcaaaaaagctttatggaaaaagcacaccctgcaataatctgagtacagcgctcagagaccaacacaacccaaacagatatccgccatgtggtgtagtcaacagaagtcagaaataacattataaatattcacttacctttgatgatcttcatcggaatgcactcccaggaatcccagttccacaataaatgtttgttttgttcgatgaagtccatcatttatgtccaaatacctcctttttgtttgcgcgtttagcccagtaatccaaattgatgacgcgcgatcactaggtaaagacgaaaagtcaaaaatgtccgttacagtccgtagaaacatgtcaaacgatgtatagaatcaatctttaggatgtttttaacataaatcttcaacaatgttccaaccggagaattcctttgtcttcagaaatgcaatggaaagcaagctaactatcacgtgaacacgcatggtcagctcgtggctctctggcagacctctgactatATCACCTCTCATttacccccacttcacagtagaaggctcaaacaaggttctaaagactgttgacatctagtggaagccttaggaagtgcaatatgaccccatttccactgtatcttggataagcaaagagttgaaaaactacaaacctcagatttcccacttcctggttggattttgtctcaggtttatgcctgccatatgagttctgttatactgacagacatcattcaaaaagttttagaaacttcagagtgttttagaAACTATCagaatctactaataatatgcatatcctagcatctgggcctgagtagcaggcagtttactatgggcacgcttttcatccggacgtgaaaatactgcctcctaccctagagaagttaagtaaaagtctttctttgtgaactgttcctaagatctgtggttcgtcatgtaggttgagaggggtgtatcttggctataaaagatctttgtaattTTCTGTAGTCactttcaatggttcattagagatagcgcatcattgaaagtcaaaagactattgcaaagctcttattattaaagatgtagtttaagtataactctgactggtgtgtgaagtttgtaactctcctcaatTGGTAAAGCAGAAATAAGCCACCACAAATTTTACATGAAGTATAATTATGTGACCTGCTTCAGCTGGTAATTGAAGaagtaaaaaatgttttacttaagCGAAGCAGTTACTTTAAATATTATACATGAAGGTAGGGTAGACTGGGGAACAAAGTAACACAGGGTCAGTTGTAACATAAATTAGTCCAATTAGAAACCAGGTAGAAAGCTCTTATTCAATGTGATAATGATTGGTTAGTGTCTCTACATGACCAAGAGGTTTTGTTTAAATCCATTGATGATTTTTAGTTTTATTGAAGAAGAAAAAGGGTTTTGAGTCCCTGAAGTAAATATACTTGCTGCTTCTCTTTTTGTTAAATTATTGACCTGTGGAACATTCACCTACTGGGTCAATTGTAACATTTAATTCCCACCACCTTTGGTTGAATTGTAAATTACTGGTACTTCCTAGGAACATACTTAGTGTGTAATGGTAggtgagatacagtatgtatgttatTTACATAAAAATATGATTAATCTAACTTAAATAATATTTCCATAATAAACTAAAGTCTAAAAGTGTTAGTTTGTTCCACAGTCTCCTCTACTCTTACTGAGAAAAGGCCTCAACTGAAGAATCTACAgctgctgagtctgaggtgttaaacAGTCCAGTGCTGCTCTGACCACAGTGTTGTTAGGAACCACATTTTCTAACTCTACATACACAGCTTTGTGTCAACTCTTACTGTGACCTACTTCAGTTACTGGAAATAAACTCAGTGTTCAGACCACAGAATACATCAAGTTGTACACATCTTCCtccatttcattcagttggacacatcttcctccgtttcattcagtttgacacatcttcctccgtttcattcagttggacacatcttcctccgtttcattcagttggacacatcttcctccatttcatttagttggacacatcttcctctgtttcattcagttggacacatcttcctccgtttcgttcagttggacacatcttcctctgtttcattcagttggacacatcttcctccgtttcattcagttggacacatcttcctctgtttcattcagttggacacatcttcctccatttcatttagttggacacatcttcctctgtttcattcagttggacacatcttcctccgtttcattcagttggacacatcttcctccgtttcattcagttggacacatcttccttcatgtcattcagttggacacatcttcctccgtttcattcagttggacacatcttcctccatttcatttagttggacacatcttcctccgtttcattcagttggacacatcttccttcatgtcattcagttggacacatcttcctccgtttcattcagttggacacatcttcctccgtttcattcagttggacacatcttcctccatttcatttagttggacacatcttcctctgtttcattcagttggacacatcttcctccgtttcattcagttggacacatcttcctccgtttcattcagttggacacatcttccttcatgtcattcagttggacacatcttcctccgtttcattcagttggacacatcttcctccatttcattcagttggacacatcttcctccgtttcattcagttggacacatcttccttcatgtcattcagttggacacatcttcctccgtttcattcagttggacacatcttcctccgtttcattcagttggacacatcttcctccatttcatttagttggacacatcttcctccgttccagtcagttggacacatcttcctccgtttcattcagttggacacatcttcctccgtttcattcagttgtacacatcttcctccgtttcattcagttggacacatcttcctccatttcatttagttggacacatcttcctctgtttcattcaggtggacacatcttcctccgtttcattcagttggacacatcttcctccgtttcattcagttggacacatcttccttcatgtcattcagttggacacatcttcctccgtttcattcagttggacacatcttcctccatttcattcagttggacacatcttcctccgtttcattcagttggacacatcttccttcatgtcattcagttggacacatcttcctccgtttcattcagttggacacatcttcctccatttcatttagttggacacatcttcctccatttcattcagttggacacatcttccttcgtttcattcagttggacacatcttcctccgtttcattcagttggacacatcttcctccatttcatttagttggacacatcttcctccatttcattcagttggacacatcttcctccgtttcattcagttggacacatcttcctccatttcatttagttggacacatctttctccatttcattcagttggacacatcttcctccgtttcatttagttggacacatcttcttccatttcattcagttggacacatcttcctccgtttcattcagatggacacatcttcctccatttcatttagttggacacatcttcctccatttcatttagttggacacatcttcctccatttcatttagttggacacatcttcctccgtttcattcagttggacacatcttccttcatgtcattcagttggacacatcttcctccatttcatttagttggacacatcttcctccgtttcattcagttggacacatcttcctccgtttcattcagttggacacatcttcctccgtttcattcagttggacacatcttcctccatttcattcagttggacacatcttcctccgtttcattcagttggacacatcttcctccatttcattcagttggacacatcttcctccgtttcattcagttggacacatcttcctccatttcattcagttggacacatcttcctccatttcattcagttggacacatcttcctccatttcattcagttggacacatcttcctccatttcattcagttggacacatcttcctccgtttcattcagttggacacatcttcctccgttccagtcagttggacacatcttccttcatgtcattcagttggacacatcttcctccatttcattcagttggacacatcttcctccgtttcattcagttggacacatcttcctccgtttcattcagttggacacatcttccttcatgtcattcagttggacacatcttcctccatttcatttagttggacacatcttcctccgtttcattcagttggacacatcttcctccgtttcattcagttggacacatcttcctccgtttcattcagttggacacatcttcctccatttcattcagttggacacatcttcctccgtttcattcagttggacacatcttcctccatttcattcagttggacacatcttcctccatttcattcagttggacacatcttcctccatttcattcagttggacacatcttcctccatttCATTCAGTTGTACATATATCTGTAATGTAGGTGAGGCCTTTATGAGACATCATACTAAATATTTGGACTTCTTTGAGTTTTTGTGTCAGAGGTGTTAAGCCTCGTGGAATATGAATGAATGTGAACTCAGCATCCGTAACCTTGGTGCTGCTATTACCTGGAAAGTGCAGACAACATTTCACAACATTTTCAACCCTGTGGAAGCACCTGAATTGTGTCTTTGTATTTTGTGtctcttttttctttcttctGAAAGACAATCCTCAATGGACCATTTAACttatttaattttaattttatttcagttcattcATCAAATTCACAAGATCAACCTTTAACTGTTTCTTTGGAAACAAAATGAGTGAAATAACGTTTTAATTGTCAACTGACTACTTCAGTAAGTCTTGTCTGAAACCAGAACGGCCCAAAGGGCAAGAGCCGCTTGTTTCTGTAGCAtgaagcagcttgatgtacaagtactgGACAGGAAGCTAGTCTGTTAGAAGGCCTTGTACCCCAtcatctccttaatgctgagtgccaagcagagacgcaTCTGGTCCCattttttacagtctttggtatgactcaaCCAGGGATCAAACCCCAATCCCCTATCAGGGTGGacattctacccacaagccactAAGTCGGCAAATGACTGCTTGCATGTCAGATAATTATGCCAGACAGGACTCATTTAAACAACCAAGTACATGTTGATCTGGTCAATGTAATAAACAAACTGAAAAGGAAGTTGACTGCTTGCAGGCCAGGTACTCTGTTATCTTCAGACACACCTTCTCCCAGATATCATGACAGAAGAGTTCCTCATTCAGTAAGATAATATTTACTCAGTGACATCCTGAGGCATTGATAGATCATGAGAGAGGAAGAAAAACTCTGTGTACATAGTCACTACATCCGGGTTCAGCATCTAGGAGAACAGAGAGGGTACATTCATTCTGCATTAAACTAACAAGTCAAGGTTCATCTGGGGAATTTGATCATCAGTTGGCCAGACAACCGTCAGGAGAAGGAAGGGCAGGGGGTTAAAAACATTCAAAATTATTTGTCCTCCTAAGATTTAGTTTATGAAATCATGGTCAAACAATGTTTTAAACAAAGTGTTTAAGGTTGACTTTGGGCAAGAACGCAAAAATAACACCTTGAAACTGTACAACTGATCAATGTACCATCATACCCGGTCATTTAATGGATGAATTAGAAGTTCAATTCCTGACTGATCTCTACAGCTTCGATCCAAAAACAAATACCCAAGTCTCCCCATTTCTTTAAAACACTTATTCTAGGAAAAGTCAAAACATGACATTCTCAATGGCAGATTTAGGGCAAATGTTTAATTCAGATGAAGTAAATTAAAATGTCTGTGGTGGTTCTTGTGAAAAGGCCCAGAtgtctgatttatttattttaccgttattttaccaggtaagttgactgagaacacgttctcatttgcagcaacgac
Proteins encoded in this region:
- the LOC129850796 gene encoding endonuclease domain-containing 1 protein-like (The sequence of the model RefSeq protein was modified relative to this genomic sequence to represent the inferred CDS: added 15 bases not found in genome assembly); this translates as MIEPQLEDINNQRDMKVDNKAVTHQAVDTDYKLNKMKMDRGHLFPCSYAPDDDTKRSTFTLTNAVPQASSFNKGSWKTMECRVRKALMKDCINNNGIKAYVVTGAVPSNNNNNNNNKLNDRVNIPSHLWTTYCCKNNLGQLVAGAHWAENVAEEKNEMKTVTPITLNQLELKLKSVYELSEVKLFPKGCSTNVEQAGGKRTGEPIGELTNKKQKSGEGSIKMKRAGELKECDEEDECDCDCDEK